In Arachis hypogaea cultivar Tifrunner chromosome 2, arahy.Tifrunner.gnm2.J5K5, whole genome shotgun sequence, a genomic segment contains:
- the LOC112762272 gene encoding uncharacterized protein produces MRDPGKRPQIWNYPINQQDEIRRAYIKFGPYQFIMDEYPLSGLESHPRRFKAHWFKSFSWLEYSPEVDAAFCLPCYLFSRKSSPFTSGGFRNWKKVNNGKDCAFLSHVGKSLNSPHNIAVKSCKDLLNQLCHIDKVLAKQSSQQVLSNRLRLKAFIDTVKWLTFQACAFRGHDESHESQNRGNFLEMLKLLASYNKEVDAVVLDNAPQNAIYTSPSIQKEILHVFARKVQNEIRNEIGNAKFCLIVDEARDESRREQMALVVRFVDKHGFVKERLIDVVHVKDTTSATLKQEICSALSHHNLNIQNVRGQGYDGASNMRGEWKGLQALIIQECPYAYYVHCFAHQLQLALVAAAKEVVDVHAFFQSLSNIINVVCSSCKRNDELRSAYATEISHLVATNQIETGRGANQIGTLKRSGDTRWSSHFNSICSLLRMFGATTSVLEDLATNGSTYSQRGDATYALKSLLSFDFVFILYMMKEIMGITDKLCQALQQKSQDILNAMHLVSSTKSLIQQLRDSSWGALLEKVSSFCNDHAIQIPDMGASFSDIIRSHRKKDVVTVEHHYRVDIFTSVIDFQLKELNSRFSEQATELLILSTSLDPKDAFKLFSLLDITV; encoded by the exons ATGCGTGATCCCGGAAAGCGTCCGCAAATTTGGAATTATCCTATCAATCAACAAGATGAAATCCGTAGAGCATACATAAAGTTTGGACCATATCAATTTATTATGGATGAGTACCCTCTTTCTGGTCTAGAAAGTCATCCTCGTCGTTTCAAAGCTCATTGGTTTAAGAGTTTTTCTTGGCTAGAATATTCGCCAGAAGTGGATGCTGCATTTTGTCTTCCATGCTATTTATTTTCTAGAAAATCAAGTCCATTCACATCAGGAGGATTTCGCAATtggaaaaaagtgaataatggaaaggATTGTGCATTTTTATCTCATGTGGGTAAATCTCTTAATTCTCCTCATAATATTGCTGTTAAGTCTTGTAAAGATTTGCTTAATCAATTATGTCACATTGACAAAGTATTGGCTAAGCAAAGCTCACAACAAGTTTTAAGCAATAGATTGCGTCTTAAAGCCTTTATTGATACTGTCAAATGGTTAACGTTTCAAGCTTGTGCTTTTAGGGGACATGACGAGAGTCATGAGTCTCAGAATCGAGGAAATTTTCttgaaatgttaaaattattagctTCTTACAATAAAGAAGTGGATGCAGTTGTTTTGGATAATGCTCCTCAAAATGCAATATACACATCACCTTCTATTCAAAAGGAAATTCTACATGTTTTTGCTAGAAAGGTGCAAAATGAAATTCGCAATGAGATTGGTAATGCAAAgttttgtttgattgttgatgaaGCTAGAGATGAATCTAGAAGAGAACAAATGGCACTTGTTGTTAGATTTGTTGATAAGCATGGATTTGTCAAAGAAAGGCTAATAGATGTTGTTCATGTCAAAGATACTACTTCTGCTACTCTAAAACAAGAGATTTGTTCTGCATTATCTCATCACAATCTCAACATTCAAAATGTTCGAGGTCAAGGGTATGACGGAGCTAGTAATATGCGTGGAGAGTGGAAAGGGTTACAAGCTTTAATTATTCAAGAATGTCCTTATGCATATTATGTTCATTGCTTTGCTCATCAATTACAGCTAGCTCTTGTTGCTGCGGCTAAAGAAGTTGTTGATGTTCATGCTTTTTTCCAAAGTTTGAGTAATATTATCAATGTTGTGTGCTCTTCTTGCAAACGCAATGATGAATTACGATCTGCTTATGCAACTGAAATTTCCCATTTAGTTGCAACTAATCAAATTGaaacaggaagaggagcaaaTCAAATTGGCACATTAAAAAGATCAGGAGATACCAGGTGGAGCTCTCACTTCAACTCAATTTGTAGCCTTTTACGTATGTTTGGAGCAACAACTTCAGTTCTGGAAGATTTGGCTACTAATGGATCTACATATTCTCAACGTGGTGATGCTACTTATGCTCTTAAatctttattatcatttgattttgttttcattttgtaTATGATGAAAGAAATCATGGGAATCACTGATAAACTTTGTCAAGCATTGCAACAAAAATCTCAAGATATTTTGAATGCTATGCATCTGGTTTCTAGTACAAAGTCATTGATTCAACAGTTAAGAGATAGTAGTTGGGGAGCACTTTTGGAGAAAGTTAGTTCTTTCTGCAATGATCATGCTATTCAGATACCTGATATGGGTGCTTCTTTTAGTGACATAATTCGGTCTCATCGTAAAAAGGATGTTGTCACTGTTGAACACCACTATCGTGTTGACATTTTTACTAGCGTGATAGATTTTCAATTGAAAGAGCTAAATAGTAGATTTAGTGAGCAAGCAACCGAGCTCCTCATACTGAGTACATCTCTAGATCCTAAAGATGCTTTCAAGTTATTCAGT CTGTTAGATATCACAGTTTAA
- the LOC112732680 gene encoding putative disease resistance RPP13-like protein 1 isoform X2, with translation MAGAVVGGAFLSGFINIVINKFLTEDAVNKVFGKKLGSDLVERLKTALLGAEALVADAELKQFGKPLVRKWLDSLRDAVYCAEDLLDAVLLKATTQKNASSSWRFPSFFINRDRDDMVDRMEGVVSRIEDLGKQKDSLGLEKIPTGSSSWRSPTSSLVRGNVYGREDDKKALVKMLIDNSEHHLSVISIVGIGGVGKTTLAQWVYNNGDLMKGFDLKAWVCVSENFDIVETTKNVIKEISPDTQGLEHFNSLHRALKEKLSKKKFFIVLDDVWSDDGDKWSNFMTPFQQNGNKGSIVLLTTRGKNVALAVKNCRPYFLKGLSEDYCWSVFADNASFPESNGSAALEEIGRKIVKKCDGLPLAAETLGRLLRTKHDVEEWNKILMSDIWGFSVEKSKIIPALLISYFHLSPYLKRCFVYCALFPKDFKFEKDKLILLWIAEDLLPPPKRGESLEEVGCECFDELTSRLFFTKSRDFGVYFVMHDLLHDLAIFLAGDFYCNSEELGKEEEIRSQTRHLCVDLRHYSSKLYNSISKVESLRTLILFGNFSSPNCNIEAATCEILSKCKYLRALSFSKLNVVHDSIGELIHLRYLDLSCTNIKTLPESLCKLCNLQTLKLNHCSKLTTLPSGLHNLVSLRHLDIRGTSLEEMPGKMSKLNQLHVLSFFIVGKHEENGIQELGGLVNLHGSFEIKKLENIVDVNEAKSAKMMDKKHIDELCLEWSPSNDLVSSTQKERDMLDNLQPHNGLKDLRIKGYKGTIFPDWLGNCSFNNMTSVSLECCKNCCMLPSLGQLPSLKSLRIKSFDQLRSIGEEFYKKEGDHHSSHIAPFPTLESLEFDNMPCWEVWHLSESETFPQLRKFEITNCPVLKEDMLNQVFFRERHTKAMYLDGDTLSIRGSESVKESAFKAMISINHLSCIQEISIQRCRKLEFPQLQQQKYDLVELTIYSSCDSLTSLSLDVFPKLKNLGISGCRNLKSVSMSEAPHTAIQHLSITECPELVSFAGEGLAAPNLTSLHVSSCSKLEALPLDMNSVLPSLLFLEIYGCPNICRLPQGGLPPNLEWLDLGIYAKQYSCASWMPGNFESLTHLTIKGDGCKRVKSFPEASSLPHLPSLTTLEIRGFDNLETLECNELLRLTSLQHLQIECCPKLENMTGEKLPPSLSHLHIYECPLLSQRCNEKDPQLWPKISHIPFIGYGHCEIREKLLVERAAQRFVLRFYAELS, from the exons ATGGCTGGTGCAGTTGTTGGTGGAGCTTTCCTCTCTGGCTTCATTAACATTGTCATTAACAAGTTCCTTACAGAGGATGCGGTCAACAAGGTGTTTGGCAAGAAGCTTGGTTCTGACTTGGTTGAAAGGCTGAAGACTGCTCTGTTGGGTGCTGAAGCTCTTGTTGCTGATgctgagttgaagcagtttggtAAGCCATTGGTGAGGAAGTGGCTCGATAGTCTCCGGGATGCTGTTTACTGTGCTGAGGACTTGCTGGATGCTGTCCTCCTCAAAGCCACCACTCAAAAGAATGCAAGTTCTTCTTGGCGGTTCCCTAGCTTCTTCATCAACCGAGATAGGGATGACATGGTAGACAGGATGGAAGGGGTGGTTAGCAGAATAGAGGATCTTGGAAAACAAAAAGATTCCCTTGGTCTTGAAAAGATTCCCACTGGTAGCTCATCATGGAGGTCTCCAACCAGTTCTCTTGTGAGAGGGAATGTGTATGGCAGGGAGGATGACAAGAAGGCCTTAGTCAAGATGCTGATTGACAACAGTGAGCATCACTTGTCTGTGATCTCTATTGTTGGCATAGGTGGGGTTGGTAAAACTACTTTGGCTCAATGGGTGTACAACAATGGGGATTTAATGAAGGGATTTGATCTGAAAGCATGGGTTTGCGTTTCAGAGAATTTTGATATCGTTGAGACTACAAAGAATGTTATAAAGGAGATCTCTCCAGATACTCAAGGTCTTGAGCATTTCAATTCACTTCACCGTgctttgaaagaaaaattgtcgAAAAAGAAGTTCTTCATTGTTCTAGATGATGTTTGGAGCGATGATGGTGACAAATGGAGTAATTTTATGACCCCTTTCCAACAAAATGGGAATAAGGGAAGTATTGTTCTTCTAACTACTCGTGGGAAAAATGTTGCTTTAGCAGTTAAGAATTGTCGCCCTTATTTTCTCAAAGGGTTGTCAGAAGACTATTGTTGGTCAGTGTTTGCTGACAATGCATCTTTTCCAGAATCAAATGGGAGTGCAGCACTTGAAGAAATAGGTAGAAAGATTGTCAAGAAGTGTGATGGCTTGCCATTAGCTGCAGAAACACTTGGACGCTTGTTACGTACAAAGCATGATGTTGAAGAATGGAACAAGATACTAATGAGTGATATTTGGGGATTTTCGGTGGAGAAGAGTAAGATTATTCCAGCATTACTGATAAGTTACTTCCATCTTTCTCCATATTTAAAGCGTTGTTTTGTTTATTGTGCTTTATTTCCCAAGGATTTTAAATTTGAGAAAGATAAATTAATCCTTTTGTGGATAGCAGAAGATCTTTTACCACCAccaaagagaggagagagtttAGAAGAAGTTGGTTGTGAGTGTTTTGATGAACTTACTTCCAGATTATTTTTCACGAAGAGTAGAGACTTTGGTGTTTATTTTGTGATGCATGATCTCTTGCATGACTTAGCAATATTCCTTGCTGGAGATTTCTATTGCAACTCAGAAGAACTTGGTAAAGAGGAGGAGATAAGGAGTCAGACTCGGCATTTGTGTGTAGATTTACGTCATTATAGCTCAAAACTTTATAATTCTATTTCTAAAGTAGAATCTTTGAGAACATTAATATTGTTTGGCAATTTCTCATCTCCCAACTGCAACATTGAAGCGGCAACATGTGAGATATTATCAAAGTGTAAATACTTGAGAGCTTTATCCTTTAGTAAACTTAATGTGGTGCATGATTCAATAGGTGAATTGATCCATCTGCGCTACTTGGATCTCTCTTGCACTAATATTAAGACATTGCCCGAGTCTTTGTGCAAGTTGTGTAATTTGCAAACATTGAAGTTGAATCATTGTTCTAAGCTAACTACGCTGCCTAGTGGTTTGCATAATCTTGTGAGTTTGCGGCATCTTGATATTAGAGGAACTTCTTTGGAAGAAATGCCCGGAAAAATGAGCAAATTGAATCAATTGCACGTTTTAAGTTTCTTTATCGTGGGCAAGCACGAAGAGAATGGAATCCAAGAGTTAGGAGGGCTTGTAAATCTTCATGGATCCTTTGAGATTAAGAAATTGGAGAATATTGTTGATGTGAATGAAGCAAAGAGCGCAAAGATGATGGATAAGAAGCACATTGATGAATTATGCTTGGAATGGTCTCCAAGTAATGATTTGGTTTCAAGCACacaaaaagaaagagacatgcTCGATAACTTGCAACCGCACAATGGGTTGAAAGATTTGAGAATCAAGGGATACAAGGGTACAATATTTCCAGATTGGTTGGGGAACTGTTCCTTCAACAATATGACAAGTGTGTCTCTAGAGTGTTGCAAGAATTGCTGCATGCTGCCTTCACTAGGACAGCTGCCATCTCTTAAGTCTCTCCGCATTAAAAGTTTTGATCAGCTGAGGAGTATTGGCGAAGAGTTTTACAAGAAGGAAGGAGATCATCATTCTTCTCATATTGCACCGTTTCCCACCCTTGAGAGTTTGGAGTTTGATAACATGCCATGTTGGGAGGTGTGGCACTTATCTGAGTCGGAAACATTTCCTCAACTTAGGAAGTTTGAAATAACAAATTGTCCAGTGTTGAAGGAAGATATGCTTAATCAGGTATTCTTCAGAGAACGGCACACCAAGGCCATGTATCTTGATGGGGATACTTTATCAATTAGGGGAAGTGAATCTGTGAAGGAATCTGCATTTAAGGCAATGATCAGCATCAACCATCTAAGTTGCATCCAAGAAATAAGCATCCAGAGGTGTAGAAAACTAGAATTCCCCCAGTTACAGCAGCAGAAGTATGACTTGGTAGAGCTAACAATATATTCCAGCTGCGATTCACTGACCTCCTTGTCATTGGATGTCTTTCCCAAACTCAAGAATCTTGGGATAAGTGGGTGCAGGAATCTGAAATCGGTATCAATGTCAGAGGCACCACACACTGCTATTCAACATCTCTCCATCACTGAATGTCCCGAATTAGTGTCATTTGCAGGAGAAGGACTGGCTGCACCCAACTTGACTAGTCTCCATGTTAGCAGCTGCTCAAAGTTGGAGGCATTACCACTTGACATGAATAGTGTACTCCCAAGTTTACTGTTTCTCGAGATATATGGTTGCCCAAACATTTGCAGATTGCCCCAGGGTGGTTTGCCGCCTAACTTGGAATGGCTTGATTTAGGAATTTACGCAAAACAATACAGCTGTGCATCATGGATGCCAGGAAACTTTGAGTCTCTCACTCATCTTACCATTAAAGGTGATGGCTGTAAGAGAGTGAAGTCATTCCCTGAGGCCAGTTCTCTGCCTCACCTTCCCTCCCTTACCACTCTTGAGATACGGGGATTTGATAATCTGGAGACATTGGAGTGCAACGAGCTTCTCCGCCTCACCTCCCTCCAACATTTACAAATTGAATGTTGTCCAAAGCTGGAGAATATGACAGGAGAAAAGCTGCCTCCCTCTCTGTCACACCTTCATATTTATGAATGCCCTTTGCTGAGTCAACGCTGCAACGAGAAGGACCCGCAACTTTGGCCAAAAATTTCTCATATCCCCTTCATTGGTTATGGACACTGCGAAATTCGCGAAAAATTACTTGTCGAAAG GGCGGCACAAAGGTTTGTGCTAAGGTTTTATGCGGAATTAAGTTAA
- the LOC112732680 gene encoding putative disease resistance RPP13-like protein 1 isoform X1 — protein MAGAVVGGAFLSGFINIVINKFLTEDAVNKVFGKKLGSDLVERLKTALLGAEALVADAELKQFGKPLVRKWLDSLRDAVYCAEDLLDAVLLKATTQKNASSSWRFPSFFINRDRDDMVDRMEGVVSRIEDLGKQKDSLGLEKIPTGSSSWRSPTSSLVRGNVYGREDDKKALVKMLIDNSEHHLSVISIVGIGGVGKTTLAQWVYNNGDLMKGFDLKAWVCVSENFDIVETTKNVIKEISPDTQGLEHFNSLHRALKEKLSKKKFFIVLDDVWSDDGDKWSNFMTPFQQNGNKGSIVLLTTRGKNVALAVKNCRPYFLKGLSEDYCWSVFADNASFPESNGSAALEEIGRKIVKKCDGLPLAAETLGRLLRTKHDVEEWNKILMSDIWGFSVEKSKIIPALLISYFHLSPYLKRCFVYCALFPKDFKFEKDKLILLWIAEDLLPPPKRGESLEEVGCECFDELTSRLFFTKSRDFGVYFVMHDLLHDLAIFLAGDFYCNSEELGKEEEIRSQTRHLCVDLRHYSSKLYNSISKVESLRTLILFGNFSSPNCNIEAATCEILSKCKYLRALSFSKLNVVHDSIGELIHLRYLDLSCTNIKTLPESLCKLCNLQTLKLNHCSKLTTLPSGLHNLVSLRHLDIRGTSLEEMPGKMSKLNQLHVLSFFIVGKHEENGIQELGGLVNLHGSFEIKKLENIVDVNEAKSAKMMDKKHIDELCLEWSPSNDLVSSTQKERDMLDNLQPHNGLKDLRIKGYKGTIFPDWLGNCSFNNMTSVSLECCKNCCMLPSLGQLPSLKSLRIKSFDQLRSIGEEFYKKEGDHHSSHIAPFPTLESLEFDNMPCWEVWHLSESETFPQLRKFEITNCPVLKEDMLNQVFFRERHTKAMYLDGDTLSIRGSESVKESAFKAMISINHLSCIQEISIQRCRKLEFPQLQQQKYDLVELTIYSSCDSLTSLSLDVFPKLKNLGISGCRNLKSVSMSEAPHTAIQHLSITECPELVSFAGEGLAAPNLTSLHVSSCSKLEALPLDMNSVLPSLLFLEIYGCPNICRLPQGGLPPNLEWLDLGIYAKQYSCASWMPGNFESLTHLTIKGDGCKRVKSFPEASSLPHLPSLTTLEIRGFDNLETLECNELLRLTSLQHLQIECCPKLENMTGEKLPPSLSHLHIYECPLLSQRCNEKDPQLWPKISHIPFIGYGHCEIREKLLVERIRFGGHKNVSKENKS, from the exons ATGGCTGGTGCAGTTGTTGGTGGAGCTTTCCTCTCTGGCTTCATTAACATTGTCATTAACAAGTTCCTTACAGAGGATGCGGTCAACAAGGTGTTTGGCAAGAAGCTTGGTTCTGACTTGGTTGAAAGGCTGAAGACTGCTCTGTTGGGTGCTGAAGCTCTTGTTGCTGATgctgagttgaagcagtttggtAAGCCATTGGTGAGGAAGTGGCTCGATAGTCTCCGGGATGCTGTTTACTGTGCTGAGGACTTGCTGGATGCTGTCCTCCTCAAAGCCACCACTCAAAAGAATGCAAGTTCTTCTTGGCGGTTCCCTAGCTTCTTCATCAACCGAGATAGGGATGACATGGTAGACAGGATGGAAGGGGTGGTTAGCAGAATAGAGGATCTTGGAAAACAAAAAGATTCCCTTGGTCTTGAAAAGATTCCCACTGGTAGCTCATCATGGAGGTCTCCAACCAGTTCTCTTGTGAGAGGGAATGTGTATGGCAGGGAGGATGACAAGAAGGCCTTAGTCAAGATGCTGATTGACAACAGTGAGCATCACTTGTCTGTGATCTCTATTGTTGGCATAGGTGGGGTTGGTAAAACTACTTTGGCTCAATGGGTGTACAACAATGGGGATTTAATGAAGGGATTTGATCTGAAAGCATGGGTTTGCGTTTCAGAGAATTTTGATATCGTTGAGACTACAAAGAATGTTATAAAGGAGATCTCTCCAGATACTCAAGGTCTTGAGCATTTCAATTCACTTCACCGTgctttgaaagaaaaattgtcgAAAAAGAAGTTCTTCATTGTTCTAGATGATGTTTGGAGCGATGATGGTGACAAATGGAGTAATTTTATGACCCCTTTCCAACAAAATGGGAATAAGGGAAGTATTGTTCTTCTAACTACTCGTGGGAAAAATGTTGCTTTAGCAGTTAAGAATTGTCGCCCTTATTTTCTCAAAGGGTTGTCAGAAGACTATTGTTGGTCAGTGTTTGCTGACAATGCATCTTTTCCAGAATCAAATGGGAGTGCAGCACTTGAAGAAATAGGTAGAAAGATTGTCAAGAAGTGTGATGGCTTGCCATTAGCTGCAGAAACACTTGGACGCTTGTTACGTACAAAGCATGATGTTGAAGAATGGAACAAGATACTAATGAGTGATATTTGGGGATTTTCGGTGGAGAAGAGTAAGATTATTCCAGCATTACTGATAAGTTACTTCCATCTTTCTCCATATTTAAAGCGTTGTTTTGTTTATTGTGCTTTATTTCCCAAGGATTTTAAATTTGAGAAAGATAAATTAATCCTTTTGTGGATAGCAGAAGATCTTTTACCACCAccaaagagaggagagagtttAGAAGAAGTTGGTTGTGAGTGTTTTGATGAACTTACTTCCAGATTATTTTTCACGAAGAGTAGAGACTTTGGTGTTTATTTTGTGATGCATGATCTCTTGCATGACTTAGCAATATTCCTTGCTGGAGATTTCTATTGCAACTCAGAAGAACTTGGTAAAGAGGAGGAGATAAGGAGTCAGACTCGGCATTTGTGTGTAGATTTACGTCATTATAGCTCAAAACTTTATAATTCTATTTCTAAAGTAGAATCTTTGAGAACATTAATATTGTTTGGCAATTTCTCATCTCCCAACTGCAACATTGAAGCGGCAACATGTGAGATATTATCAAAGTGTAAATACTTGAGAGCTTTATCCTTTAGTAAACTTAATGTGGTGCATGATTCAATAGGTGAATTGATCCATCTGCGCTACTTGGATCTCTCTTGCACTAATATTAAGACATTGCCCGAGTCTTTGTGCAAGTTGTGTAATTTGCAAACATTGAAGTTGAATCATTGTTCTAAGCTAACTACGCTGCCTAGTGGTTTGCATAATCTTGTGAGTTTGCGGCATCTTGATATTAGAGGAACTTCTTTGGAAGAAATGCCCGGAAAAATGAGCAAATTGAATCAATTGCACGTTTTAAGTTTCTTTATCGTGGGCAAGCACGAAGAGAATGGAATCCAAGAGTTAGGAGGGCTTGTAAATCTTCATGGATCCTTTGAGATTAAGAAATTGGAGAATATTGTTGATGTGAATGAAGCAAAGAGCGCAAAGATGATGGATAAGAAGCACATTGATGAATTATGCTTGGAATGGTCTCCAAGTAATGATTTGGTTTCAAGCACacaaaaagaaagagacatgcTCGATAACTTGCAACCGCACAATGGGTTGAAAGATTTGAGAATCAAGGGATACAAGGGTACAATATTTCCAGATTGGTTGGGGAACTGTTCCTTCAACAATATGACAAGTGTGTCTCTAGAGTGTTGCAAGAATTGCTGCATGCTGCCTTCACTAGGACAGCTGCCATCTCTTAAGTCTCTCCGCATTAAAAGTTTTGATCAGCTGAGGAGTATTGGCGAAGAGTTTTACAAGAAGGAAGGAGATCATCATTCTTCTCATATTGCACCGTTTCCCACCCTTGAGAGTTTGGAGTTTGATAACATGCCATGTTGGGAGGTGTGGCACTTATCTGAGTCGGAAACATTTCCTCAACTTAGGAAGTTTGAAATAACAAATTGTCCAGTGTTGAAGGAAGATATGCTTAATCAGGTATTCTTCAGAGAACGGCACACCAAGGCCATGTATCTTGATGGGGATACTTTATCAATTAGGGGAAGTGAATCTGTGAAGGAATCTGCATTTAAGGCAATGATCAGCATCAACCATCTAAGTTGCATCCAAGAAATAAGCATCCAGAGGTGTAGAAAACTAGAATTCCCCCAGTTACAGCAGCAGAAGTATGACTTGGTAGAGCTAACAATATATTCCAGCTGCGATTCACTGACCTCCTTGTCATTGGATGTCTTTCCCAAACTCAAGAATCTTGGGATAAGTGGGTGCAGGAATCTGAAATCGGTATCAATGTCAGAGGCACCACACACTGCTATTCAACATCTCTCCATCACTGAATGTCCCGAATTAGTGTCATTTGCAGGAGAAGGACTGGCTGCACCCAACTTGACTAGTCTCCATGTTAGCAGCTGCTCAAAGTTGGAGGCATTACCACTTGACATGAATAGTGTACTCCCAAGTTTACTGTTTCTCGAGATATATGGTTGCCCAAACATTTGCAGATTGCCCCAGGGTGGTTTGCCGCCTAACTTGGAATGGCTTGATTTAGGAATTTACGCAAAACAATACAGCTGTGCATCATGGATGCCAGGAAACTTTGAGTCTCTCACTCATCTTACCATTAAAGGTGATGGCTGTAAGAGAGTGAAGTCATTCCCTGAGGCCAGTTCTCTGCCTCACCTTCCCTCCCTTACCACTCTTGAGATACGGGGATTTGATAATCTGGAGACATTGGAGTGCAACGAGCTTCTCCGCCTCACCTCCCTCCAACATTTACAAATTGAATGTTGTCCAAAGCTGGAGAATATGACAGGAGAAAAGCTGCCTCCCTCTCTGTCACACCTTCATATTTATGAATGCCCTTTGCTGAGTCAACGCTGCAACGAGAAGGACCCGCAACTTTGGCCAAAAATTTCTCATATCCCCTTCATTGGTTATGGACACTGCGAAATTCGCGAAAAATTACTTGTCGAAAG GATAAGATTTGGTGGACACAAGAATGTGAGCAAAGAGAACAAAAGTTGA